The Aedes albopictus strain Foshan chromosome 2, AalbF5, whole genome shotgun sequence region ggtacaagtagacgtggagcgcagcgagctaggtgggtcgaccaagtggaggacgatctgcggaccctacgcagagtgcgtaactgaagacaaacagccatggaccgagtggaatggagatggctactatgtacagcagaggccactccagCCTTAGggtgatcggtaaggtaagtaattcccacccaataggattgtttgcagccaacatcaattgggttcccccattgacaatgcatttgagttccctaaacattggtagtttttattcgtgaagaactagtggaggtgcgggaagtgcattttattgtggttataatagcaaatccagtgattatccaacataaaatAATGctttaagggaacgttcaaaaattacgtccaacattttggggggagggggtgggtctaagaaagtgtgacagtacgtgtattaggtataggaaaatagcgtaacagagggaggagggggggtctagaaatcccaaaaaacgatggatgtaataaatgaatcttccctatGCTCAGGCTTGATAATATTCcttgaaatcaaaagagttttgcatcatgctctagagcggtgttttgcttttgcctcgtcgcgagggagcgaacgaaccccaaacagagaggcaataaaaactgagcgaggaagaggggaacgaaaaaagagccgatgattatttttggtttttgggtgcgattttcgcctcgagagtctttctttgtatgggagtggaactcgcgagagctttttgagtgtgagtggacgtgagaaacacaacaagcaattatgagtgttggacgaactcctcgctgcgcggcaagctcgcgctcggtgctgttgaggatttgcgttgtgatttctgagttttattttcactcctcagaaaatcgtccaaaatcgcttcctcattttctcgcgagggagtttctgtcaagcctggttaaaatgcatttttcgtcaaaatgcaaataactcacgaagcttcgcgaatcacatgcgagtgcttgccagcttcgtttactcacgaatatagAACTGCGAGTaatctcgggcccctgttgttcacgagtatgtttgtttaTAGATGTGTCTGCTCAGCTGGAATCAGGGAGAATAACCCTGTTATTCTccttatagatagtagagtaaacatagatccgctaagatgaatccgttgtatccaaacgaactgtcaaaatctgtatccaaacgagcatgacgtcacgatttggacaacatcaatggaacgcatgacgtcatattcattcgtcacacttttgaaaattactacttacacgcttgaaacattttagtcagcggtgtccgcggatctatgtttactctagtaatcctacattatagagatctgcggaggcggccattgtgagccaatcatgcagagagaactgtcaaagtgtgagccaaatgaacatgcttatcgttcgtaggaagtcgtcatttgaacggtattgcaataatcggaactaaataaattaaaattatttatttttaatatcgagatattggcggcaatGTATGTttaataaaaagataaaaatttattaattctgctttcaaaagctcatgcttatgacgacacttttgttgctgcacttgtcgaaaaaacttccattgcgcttcttgcttcacttctgccgatataatTAGCGCATcacttttgcattgaatttcagatttcttagatttctccgctatttcaacaaaattttgaaaaaaaattctaccataattagaaaatgtaaacaaaacaacttcaatcacaacgaagtcacgcacaaagtttgaacatctagctttgtagcaagtgttggcagctgttgtaaacaaaacaaacagcgttgccgaatcgacgtatgtaacttccgctcatctctatgtagaggatttctagtttaCTCTATCTATAATTCTCCCTGGCTGCaataatcttcatcattttccatctctggtcTCCACAGGTCgattaggagaaaaatcgatcatttttcgtCAATCTACTTTTGTAACTTTATTTTGCCCAAATTCCCCTAAAATCACCTTCATACCCCTCCTTAATATCTTGACATTTCGTTTTTGACAGTTTGCTGTTGTTTGTAATCTCGTTTACGTTTGCGGTCAGCTCTTCCTCGGGTGATTTTGCACAAATTTGTGAATTTTTAGTCGAAAAAACGGTGTTTTAGTGGAAATTTCATCGAAAGTGCAAGGTGAGCTAACGTTTTTCCAGTTTGCTGCGTCTATTTTAATGTTAGCAAAAGTTAATTCTAGTTTTCTGTTTCGGCAACAGTTTCTTCAAAACAAAGAGCATAGCGCCATGGTTCAGATTGAGGATTTCAAGCTGTCCAGCGAGTTGGTCGGACACAAGCTGGATGTGCGCTCGGTGGCCGAGGGGAAAGGCTTCATCGTGTCTGGCTCGCGCGATAAGACGGCCAAGGTGTGGACGTTGTTGGACGACGGTCGGTACAGCGAAACGGATACGCTGACTCACCATACGAATTACATCGGGGCCGTTTTGGTGGTCGAGGAGAACGACTGGATTTGCACGGCGAGCAACGACGGGACGATCTGTGTGTACAAGTATCCGGCGGCAGCGAAGCTAGCACCGTTGGTAGTACTCAAAGGGCACACTTCGACGGTTTGTGCGTTGGCCAAAGGAAATGCGGGCAATGTGTTGATTTCCGGAAGTTGGGACAAGAGCGCTAAGATCTGGACGGATGTTGGCTCGTCGCTTACTAGCTTGACTTTGGTAGGGCACGAAGCTGCCGTGTGGGCCGTGGGAAGATTGTCATCGGGAAAGTACGTTACGGGATCGGCTGACAAATCAATTTTTGTTTGGAACGAGAAAGGCGAGAAGCTGGTGGTGTTGAAGGGTCACAAGGATTGCGTCCGAGGCTTGTGTCCGTTGCCTGGTGGTGGCTTCTTGAGCTGTTCAAACGATGCGACTATTCGGCACTGGAGTGATACGTACGACTGCGTCAAAGAATTCCATGGCCACACCAACTACATCTACAGCATATGCCGGAGCGATTTCTGGGGAGAGGACATTTTCTTCACTGGCGGAGAGGACAGCTCGATTCGAATGTGGAGTTTGAAGGAAGGAGCTTTGGGGGAAGTACTGCAGTTGCCCGCCCAATCGGTGTGGTCCGTGGCGGCACTTCGGAATGGTGACATTGTGGCCGGGTCAAGTGACGCGATGGTACGCGTCTTCACATCCAGCAAAGATCGGGAAGCCCCTTCAGATGTTCAAGATGCGTTCAAATTGAGCGTTGAAGTGAGAGTTCAGGAGTCTTCCAAACAGCTCGGCGGTATGAACGTGAATGACCTGCCCGGGCCGGAATCGTTGCTGTCGGAGGGTCGTGAGGGCCAAACCCGGATTGTCCGTCATGCTGATGGAAAAATCTTGTGCTATCAGTGGGGCAATAACAAATGGGAATGCGTTGGGGATGTTATGGGGGCCACCGGTGGCGACACCGGAAAAAGGCTCTACGAAGGACGTGAATATGATTATGTATTCTCGGTGAATCTCTCGGACGACGACCCAAACCTGAAGCTACCCTATAACCGGGGAGAAGACCCCTGGTTTGTCGCCCAACGGTTCATCCACAAGCACAGTCTCCCCCAGGCCTATCTAGACCAAGTGGCCAACTTCATCATCAAAAACTCCGACAATACTCCTGTCCAGGCTTCCTCAACTTCTTCAAGCTCCTACGATCCATTCACCGGAGCGGCTCGCTACGTCCCAGGGTCGGGAACCAGCTACCAACCCAACGTGGCCAATACGGATCCATTTACCGGTGGTTCTAGCTACACCACGCAGACTCCGAATGTCGGCGGCGTGGTAGCCGGCAACGGAACAGGTGCCGGTAATGCAGATCCATTCACGGGTAGCTCGAGCTACTCGACCGGATCCACCGAGGTAAAGAAGACGAACACACATTTTCCCAACCGGCATTTCGTGACAATGGAAACGGCCGACCTTTCGAAGGTCCTGGTGAAGTTGAAGTAAGTATAGATTAAAACGGGGAGTTCTACCGTGATCAACTGTTCATTACTCTTAGACTAATTCCCAGCCAAAATGGCATTGTATCACTGACCAGTCACTTCTAAAAATATCATTCTAGAGAGTTCAACGGAAAAATCGAAGACAAAAGCCTGCAGATGTCGGACGACACTCTGGATGACATTGTTCGTTACGTCGGAGAAGTGAGCCAGGTATCGGAGCAAAACTCGGTTTGCCTGACTGCCCTCAAGTATCTCTACAACTGGCCAACGGAAAACCTCTTCCCGGTTCTGGACATCACTCGACTGGTGGTGCGCGATCCCAAGGCATGCCAGGAACTGTTCGAGGGTGACTTCATGAAGACCCTGCTGCAGCACATCAACCATCTGCCGGCAAACCAAATGATGGGAACACGCTGCTTCGTCAATATGATCTCGCATCCGGCTGGGCGGACCATCGTCACGGAACACATTCGGCCGATCGTCGAAAAGCTGTCACCGATCAGGAAGGGCAGCCCCAACCTGCAGATCGCCCTGGCCAGTTTCTATCTGAACTTGACGATGACCCAGCTCGATAAGCCGTCGCTGGATTTCTGCAAGGTGTTCTCGGATGCGGTGAGCGAGTTCCTGGACTGGGCCACCGATTACGAGGCCATCTACCGGGGCTACCAGGCGTTGGGTAATCTGATGTCCACGCCGCAGGGTTCGCTGGTGGTTAATCATTTACGAAACAATAGCGCACTGATCGATAAGATTCTGGTTAGCATTAGCCACGAGGTGAGCGGATTCGCCAAACTGAACGAGTGCGCCAGCTACCTGTACGAAATGCTGGCTTAAGACTGCGCTGTGGGAGGGACATTCTTGGATTGCGTCGATTGAACTTTTGAAATTAGCCTTTTTTAATGTAGACCATTGAATTGATGAAGAATAAAATGAGTTCGACAGATGAAGATATTTGATTATTGAagaatgttccttcagaaatacgacctacagctttgaaagaacaTTCTGTTTGTTATCACAGGAACATCGAGAGAACTGGCAACACGGTCGCCTCAAAGGCAGACCGCGAGCTCAGTCTATGGCCTGAAGCACAcagacagggtcaaatatttaacatggaaagaactcaagaaacaacatcagtttgacactaatgaaaattcggtcgagtcaaacaagatgtttaagCATTGGTtcctggacaaatatttgaccctgtgtactagcagcttatgcGTGATTTGAGTTTAATGcgaagcaaactcgatccccaaatctcttgcccaagaGGAcagattatttaaggaatttacagcatcatctgcaagttgtcttagcgtgcattgtcattccagacagctatcaatgtctttcacatagaaattataaaacaagggacttaaacatgagccttggggtaggcctaTGTAGCTAATTGTGGAgattgtcagttgtccgagattgaagctcatatgctcatatgtttttctgacaacaaattatacaagaaattgtttaaagttCCTGGTAGTTCACTATTATGCAGTTTTTCTAACAATATTCCTAtgaaaactgaatcaaaagcgcccATAATGCCCAGGACAACTGAAGCCAATTggtccttttccgcaaaggccagttgaacaTCCGATGAAAGTAACGCTAGACAGTCGTTTGTTCCTTTACCCTTGAgaaacccgaattgtgtatttgagAACTGGTTTTGCGATTCAACCCAATGAAcaagtcgtgataggatcatttttttctaataatttccTTTAACATGACAACATAGCCATTGGACGGTAAGAATTATGATCAgagcttttgaatagctattacttttaCCTGTCtgcattctggcggaacaatgttgttctccatgaatgagttgaacaggtctagtaatcgtcttttcacgatatctgggagattcttaagaagattgaacttgatcatatcgcgccCCGGAGTAGAATTGTTTGCAGAAAGAAGAGCGATAGAGAACTCCGTCATGGAGAATGAcatgtccagagaaccgtctcttgaggaAGTTTCCCAAGAGGGCGATCTAGCAGGAACGGAGTGTGGACAGACCTTTTTTTGCGAagttgaatatccaacggttggagtattcgtcactctcattagtcattagaagaagagcggtttcgcatgttgcgagccactctccaaagcgttgtcatcgaagtttctcttgagagaccctcaataaagtgtcgccaataactacgctttttcgctttcagcaggttatTCAGTTGTCTTTCGAGTTTAGCGCACTCTTGGTAAAAATCTAAGGTGCCAttcctacgaaaagctttgaaagcatcagatttttaaaAGAtgcaactgggtgcaatcatcatcccagcctagtctaggaggaatgtaaacggaagctacgcaaagatcttttcCCTTAACGTTCATTTGACAAGCGGcaatttctacgccaggatgagttggaattggaattttataaaatgagtaaccttttttgatccccaagagtattgttcgtgcagttgaaaatcggaatttttgacacgcgaaaatctttgtttctcctaaaccgtgtgtcggacgtacgtcgggcacagtgcgctggatagagggccaggtccgctgtccagcgcactacgtccgacgttagctttcactaacggattttgagaaaattcgattgtcgggtgtggggaaacttcgggtttcaaccgcgacgacaatactccTCCATAATGAtcatctcgatcctggcgtataatgttgaaatcgtggaagttgagttcgtcttaagaagaaagccatgtttcacaaagtgcaaatacataagtgacccaaTTTTGccagcccctttccggaacaaattttttgctcccctcaaaaatttaaacaaatattCATACTTTTAATCCCTCTATGTTTTGCCTTTcagtagtagtttgatgatgattaTAAATGAATTGCTCAATATTTGACCGTTAGATAATTAgatcaaaaagtttgtcgcaaaatggggctgacaaaatcgggtccgtactgtataTCACAATCTGAATTGTGAATAATTGTTATAAACGAGATAAAATCCTTTAAAGACATTTTCTTAGAGCAAGAGTAAGACGACCGAGTTTGAGCTTGATCATAATTGAACTAAACTTTATTTATATCAgagtaccgtattaccccgctaatacgacaccgactgttgtcgtataaccggggtaaacttttaattcgacaaactggtcaccctacaccaccatgctcattgaaatttggcaactctatttttgtttttgttttgattttcggatttgttatgaaacataatttaacCAAATATTGCGGTGGGGCgaataaaaagcttgttctttctacgattgttgccatcctcagttcattccggttggtctcccggcggtttgggtgttgaatagcacccACTCAGAACTTtcgaaatttgcggctgcaagaggagttgctgcgggtacgagtataagcgcaatatcaaactgttttgcatttacagtgtacatcgctgtgacatttgaacactttttaattcgacatgtgtcgtataagcggggtacgaattaaaaagtgtcgtattaaaactagagtccctataattagagtctggcggactgtcactttcgatcggagccaatcgagcatgacgtcatggtgtcctcaccgataaatgctacaccgtgacgtcatgctcgattggctccgatagaaagtgacagtccgccagactctaactagactgactctaattaaaacgtgtcgaaccagatgGGTAAGACGGTACATGTTTATCACTCATCGAATGAGAACCCGTAAGGGTTCGGCAATTACATCGAATGGAACCTGTATATTACAATTCCTTCCCCCTTTAGATTAAACATTTCTAAATTCGAAGTTGAACTTAATTTCCTTAAGGCTActtaatttccgaaagaaattataAAGTACTAGCTGCCcctgcaaactttgtcttgccgtcttcttgtggtagtttgacaactcaaaatagcaccgcactctagattggtttcatttcgatcgtgttgatttccttccccggTCATAAAAATCAGcactttataaattttcttacttttctagttgattttcgtaactttttgtacatataaacacagccaccacgaataccaATCgagccatgcaagagtcatgccgatTGGTCCACCCGTTCgtcagttttgttgcctcaaaagaaattcaaacttatttttatacagggtgttaggttcgtgagtgcaaactttttaaagggtgttagaggaccataaatggagaaaaaaattgttctacgcatatggtcaaatcttaaccgttacgtagttattgaacttcccatgtttttgactcttattgccttaactggctataacttgaaaatggtcaaacttatcgaagttttttgacccttattcgaaagattattgaattttctctcaaatggcatctttgaatcgattggtttagttgcataactaagttttctagagcaaaatagctaaaaactgtgtatttttattggtttttgtcaattatctttgaaacatgcgtaataaattaaaattctttctgtggcaaagttgtggctcctgttccactctacaattcgttctttgacatcaaatttttatctcttatcgttttgttgcaatttcgattttaacatcacatttcagatcataaatttgcaactgtcatgaaaagcacttttttgcgcattgtgccgcacagttaaatcaaaattgcaagaaaacgataagagctagaagtttggtgtcaaagaatgaattgtagagtgtaaaagcggccataactttgccaaagtaagaattttaatttattacgcatgtttcaaagataattaacaaaaaccaataaaaatacacaatttttagctattttgctctagaaaacttagttattcaactaaaccaatcgattcaaagatgccatttgatagaaaattcaataatctttcgaataagggtcaaaaaacttcgataagtttgaccattttcaagttatagccagttaaggcaataagagtcaaaaacatgggaagttcaataactacgtaacggttgatatttgaccatatgcgtagaacaattttttaacCATTAATGGTCCTCTAttgccctttaaaaagtttgcactcaggaacctaacaccctgtatatatagatAAAACAAGTAACACAGCACTGAACAGTTCAGCTTTTGAAGCTCTGAAACCTAATTTTACACGTTATTTCACAATTTCCCCATTAGGAACATAAACACTACGCTTGCTCCTAACCAATTATTTACAGAAACGCAATGAAATGCTCGATTCCAGTGGTATTCGGCTCCCCGAAGGTTCGATGTTATCATCGTCACAGTTGGACATCAGCCGAATACTGCTTCCGAGTTGATTGATCACTACTAGGTCCTTGCCACACTAATATTGGTTGATCGCCGACTCTCTAAGCTTGAACAGAACATCTCTTCCTACGCCTCCTCG contains the following coding sequences:
- the LOC109414293 gene encoding phospholipase A-2-activating protein is translated as MVQIEDFKLSSELVGHKLDVRSVAEGKGFIVSGSRDKTAKVWTLLDDGRYSETDTLTHHTNYIGAVLVVEENDWICTASNDGTICVYKYPAAAKLAPLVVLKGHTSTVCALAKGNAGNVLISGSWDKSAKIWTDVGSSLTSLTLVGHEAAVWAVGRLSSGKYVTGSADKSIFVWNEKGEKLVVLKGHKDCVRGLCPLPGGGFLSCSNDATIRHWSDTYDCVKEFHGHTNYIYSICRSDFWGEDIFFTGGEDSSIRMWSLKEGALGEVLQLPAQSVWSVAALRNGDIVAGSSDAMVRVFTSSKDREAPSDVQDAFKLSVEVRVQESSKQLGGMNVNDLPGPESLLSEGREGQTRIVRHADGKILCYQWGNNKWECVGDVMGATGGDTGKRLYEGREYDYVFSVNLSDDDPNLKLPYNRGEDPWFVAQRFIHKHSLPQAYLDQVANFIIKNSDNTPVQASSTSSSSYDPFTGAARYVPGSGTSYQPNVANTDPFTGGSSYTTQTPNVGGVVAGNGTGAGNADPFTGSSSYSTGSTEVKKTNTHFPNRHFVTMETADLSKVLVKLKEFNGKIEDKSLQMSDDTLDDIVRYVGEVSQVSEQNSVCLTALKYLYNWPTENLFPVLDITRLVVRDPKACQELFEGDFMKTLLQHINHLPANQMMGTRCFVNMISHPAGRTIVTEHIRPIVEKLSPIRKGSPNLQIALASFYLNLTMTQLDKPSLDFCKVFSDAVSEFLDWATDYEAIYRGYQALGNLMSTPQGSLVVNHLRNNSALIDKILVSISHEVSGFAKLNECASYLYEMLA